In one Rhodothermaceae bacterium genomic region, the following are encoded:
- a CDS encoding sodium:solute symporter, whose amino-acid sequence MHLVNWLIVVAYLAYVLWDGLRRSRDTDRLRGYFLANQSLPWWAVGLSVMATQLSAVTMIGTTGQGATDGIRFIQFYFGLPLAMVILGVTLVPFLHRSGVYTAYEYLERRFGAGTRSLTSFLFLMSRGMSCGTILAAPAVVMAAIFGWDLTLSVAVIGIPTVLYTMVGGIQAVAWADVKQMILIVLSLAVVVVVLLVKMPVNPHDALQIAGATGRLQVFDFSFTLTETYTFWSGLLGGTFLMLSYFGTDQSQVQRYLAARSVTEARRSLLMSAYWKIPLQSLVLLIGVLVFVFYLFQAPPLLYNPAHEESVRSYAPEAYAELETRYSAEFTARTEAAEAVAAGLPGASERLEAHEAAVGSLRSDALELAREATGDESVRDVNYIMPRFALDVLPLGLTGLFIAAIMAAAMSSISSELNSLSTTTVIDFYRRWIRPNAPETHMLWVSKLATGFWGLFACFVATFAATLGSLIEVVNRFGSFFYGSILGVFILAMIPKGRGVGAFYGLVAGMSAVAAVNFLAPEISFLWHNVVGALTVVSVGLLLSWLRDSISSSNRSG is encoded by the coding sequence ATGCACCTGGTTAACTGGCTCATTGTTGTAGCCTATCTTGCGTATGTCTTGTGGGACGGCTTACGTCGTTCCAGGGATACGGATCGTCTCAGGGGATATTTTTTGGCAAACCAAAGTCTGCCCTGGTGGGCGGTTGGTCTTTCGGTCATGGCCACCCAACTCTCTGCCGTGACGATGATTGGCACGACAGGGCAGGGAGCAACGGACGGGATCCGCTTTATCCAGTTTTATTTTGGTTTGCCTCTGGCCATGGTGATTCTGGGGGTCACGCTCGTTCCATTTTTGCATCGTAGCGGCGTTTATACTGCGTACGAGTATTTGGAGCGGCGATTTGGGGCGGGAACCCGGTCACTCACCAGTTTTCTGTTTCTGATGTCGCGCGGCATGAGTTGCGGAACCATACTCGCGGCGCCGGCTGTGGTGATGGCTGCAATATTTGGCTGGGATCTCACGCTAAGCGTTGCCGTGATCGGAATCCCGACCGTCCTCTACACTATGGTTGGTGGTATTCAGGCGGTCGCATGGGCCGACGTCAAGCAAATGATTCTGATCGTGCTCTCGTTGGCGGTTGTAGTAGTTGTACTTCTGGTAAAGATGCCAGTGAATCCCCATGATGCACTTCAGATTGCAGGTGCGACAGGTCGGCTACAGGTATTTGATTTTTCGTTTACTCTCACCGAGACCTATACATTCTGGTCTGGTCTTTTAGGGGGGACGTTTCTGATGCTCTCCTATTTTGGAACCGATCAGAGTCAGGTACAGCGATATTTAGCGGCCCGCTCGGTTACGGAGGCTCGTCGATCTCTGCTGATGAGCGCCTACTGGAAGATTCCGCTTCAATCACTTGTACTACTCATCGGGGTTCTGGTATTTGTGTTCTATCTCTTTCAGGCGCCACCACTTCTTTATAATCCTGCCCATGAGGAGTCCGTGCGCAGCTATGCCCCAGAGGCGTATGCCGAATTGGAAACACGCTACAGTGCCGAGTTCACGGCACGGACGGAAGCTGCTGAGGCAGTTGCGGCAGGTTTGCCGGGAGCCTCCGAGCGGCTGGAAGCGCATGAAGCTGCCGTGGGCAGTCTTAGAAGTGATGCACTGGAACTTGCGCGTGAGGCGACGGGGGATGAGTCAGTTAGAGATGTGAACTACATCATGCCCCGGTTTGCACTGGATGTTCTTCCCTTGGGGTTGACAGGACTCTTTATTGCTGCAATCATGGCCGCTGCGATGTCGAGCATTTCTTCGGAGCTCAATTCGCTGTCAACAACAACGGTCATTGACTTCTATCGGAGATGGATTCGTCCAAATGCTCCAGAGACGCACATGCTATGGGTGAGCAAACTTGCTACCGGTTTTTGGGGGCTGTTTGCATGCTTTGTCGCTACATTCGCAGCGACGCTGGGGTCTTTGATTGAGGTCGTCAATCGGTTTGGATCATTCTTTTATGGCTCCATCTTGGGTGTTTTTATTCTGGCAATGATTCCGAAAGGGCGAGGAGTTGGAGCTTTTTATGGTCTGGTTGCGGGGATGAGTGCGGTTGCAGCAGTCAATTTTCTGGCCCCTGAAATATCATTTTTATGGCACAATGTGGTCGGGGCACTGACGGTCGTTT